A single genomic interval of Terriglobus albidus harbors:
- a CDS encoding class I SAM-dependent methyltransferase, translating into MRSTWMAGDFGLVAKTISGGAEDFISRLAIPAGSKVLDVACGTGNTAIPLARRGCMVTGVDIATNLLEQARERAAAEDLTIAFDEGDAEALPYPDASFDAVTTMFGSMFAPRPELVALESARVLKPGGLLAMGNWNPEGFTGAMFRTATKHVPPPPGVLPPVMWGDKATVKSRLEPYFTDIETELVPIDFDMRVSPAGAVDFFRNYFGPTKVAFSKLDGAGQEALYSDLVTLWSDANVAVESDIHTLVKNQYLKVIARKK; encoded by the coding sequence ATGCGCTCTACCTGGATGGCCGGGGATTTTGGTCTTGTTGCCAAAACCATTTCCGGCGGCGCAGAGGACTTTATCTCCCGGCTCGCGATCCCTGCCGGCAGTAAGGTACTTGACGTTGCCTGCGGCACCGGCAACACGGCTATTCCCCTGGCGCGCCGCGGATGTATGGTTACCGGCGTTGATATCGCGACCAATTTGCTAGAGCAGGCCCGTGAACGTGCGGCCGCGGAAGACCTGACGATTGCCTTCGATGAAGGCGATGCCGAGGCGCTTCCCTATCCCGACGCCAGCTTCGATGCGGTGACCACGATGTTCGGATCGATGTTCGCTCCGCGGCCTGAGCTGGTTGCCTTAGAATCGGCACGTGTTCTGAAACCTGGTGGCCTGTTGGCAATGGGCAACTGGAACCCCGAAGGTTTTACTGGTGCGATGTTCAGGACCGCAACAAAGCATGTGCCACCTCCTCCGGGAGTTCTGCCGCCTGTCATGTGGGGCGATAAGGCTACGGTGAAGTCACGCCTGGAGCCTTACTTCACCGATATTGAGACTGAACTTGTCCCCATCGACTTCGACATGCGGGTAAGCCCGGCTGGCGCGGTCGACTTCTTCCGGAATTATTTTGGTCCAACCAAGGTGGCTTTCAGCAAGCTGGACGGAGCGGGACAGGAAGCGCTTTATAGCGACCTGGTGACACTGTGGTCGGACGCGAATGTTGCTGTTGAGTCCGATATCCACACGCTGGTGAAAAACCAGTACCTGAAGGTCATAGCGCGTAAGAAGTAG